A genomic segment from Spinacia oleracea cultivar Varoflay chromosome 3, BTI_SOV_V1, whole genome shotgun sequence encodes:
- the LOC110786730 gene encoding kinesin-like protein KIN-4A, with translation MMEAGGGGGGGGEECCVKVAVHIRPLIGDEKLQGCKDCVTVARGKPQVVIGTHSFTFDHVYGSSASPSSSMFEECAAPLVDGLFQGYNATVLAYGQTGSGKTYTMGTAFREGGHSGIIPQVMDALFSKIEKLKNETEFQLHVSFIEIHKEEVRDLLDSSLSAKSETANTGKVNLPGKPPIQIRESSNGVITLAGSTEVEVRSLKEMATCLEQGSLCRATGSTNMNNQSSRSHAIFTITLEQMRKLSHDNPENGNVNESMNEEYLSAKLHLVDLAGSERAKRTGSDGIRFKEGVHINKGLLALGNVISALGDEKKRKEGLHVPYRDSKLTRLLQDSLGGNSRTVMIACISPADINAEETLNTLKYANRARNIQNKPVINRDPISNEMIKMRQQLEYLQAELCARGGGASLDDVQAMKERISWLESTNEGLRRELSKYRSGYNVGDQGDTLGQDGEICSVKSEGHKRRQSMDSSGFTMGEIVMGDSKDIDEETAKEWEHKVLQNTMDKELSELNKRLQQKESEMKLFGEADTETLKQHFGKKLMELEDEKRAVQQERDRLSAEIENLAASSDGQTQKLQDVHSQKLKALEAQISDMKKKQENQVQLLKQKQKSEEAAKRLQEEIQYIKAQKVQLQHKIKQEAEQFRLWKASREKELLQLRKEGRRNEYERHKLQALNQRQKQVLQRKTEEAAMATKRLKELLEARKYSARDNSVVANGIGTNGQNNEKTMQRWLDHELEVMVNVHEVRSEYEKQTQVRTALAEELSVLKQLQELSSKGLSTPKGKNGLSRLSSLSPNARMARIASLENMLSISSNSLVAMASQLSEAEERERGFSNRGRWNQLRSMGDAKGLLQYMFNSLADTRCQLYDNETEMKEMKDQLKELVGLLRQSETRRKEVEKELKLREQAVAVALATAASNNSPGSLKHSVEDVNGALSPTVVPVQKQLKYTPGIANGQVRESAAYIDPKKMVPLGHLSMKKLAVAGQASKLWRWKRSHHQWILQFKWKWQKPWRLSEWIKHCDETIVKAKPRPQALTDMI, from the exons ATGATGGAAGCTGGaggcggtggcggtggcggaGGCGAAGAATGTTGTGTAAAAGTAGCTGTTCATATTAGGCCATTGATCGGTGATGAAAAGCTTCAAGGATGTAAAGATTGTGTCACGGTTGCTCGTGGCAAGCCTCAG GTGGTAATTGGGACACATTCCTTTACATTTGATCATGTCTATGGGAGCTCTGCTTCTCCATCTTCTTCTATGTTTGAAGAATGTGCCGCTCCACTTGTTGATGGTTTATTCCAGGGATATAATGCAACGGTCCTTGCTTATGGTCAG ACAGGGTCAGGGAAAACCTACACAATGGGTACAGCATTTAGGGAAGGCGGACATTCTGGAATAATTCCTCAAGTTATGGATGCATTATTCAGCAAAATTGAAAAGTTGAAGAATGAAACTGAATTTCAGTTGCATGTTTCTTTTATCGAG ATTCATAAAGAGGAAGTGCGAGATTTGCTGGATTCTTCCCTATCGGCAAAATCAGAAACTGCGAACACTGGGAAAGTAAATTTACCTGGAAAACCACCAATACAGATCCGTGAATCTTCTAATGGTGTTATAACACTAGCGGGTTCTACCGAAGTAGAGGTCAGATCTTTGAAAGAAATGGCTACATGCCTTGAACAAGGATCACTTTGTCGGGCTACCGGGAGTACAAACATGAACAACCAATCTAG TCGTTCACATGCGATCTTCACCATAACACTAGAGCAAATGCGCAAGCTAAGCCATGATAATCCTGAAAATGGCAATGTCAATGAGAGCATGAACGAAGAATACCTGTCAGCAAAATTACACTTAGTAGATCTGGCTGGGTCTGAGCGTGCAAAAAGAACAGGTTCTGATGGAATTCGTTTTAAAGAAG GAGTTCATATTAATAAGGGTCTTCTTGCCCTTGGAAATGTCATCAGCGCTCTTGGTGATGAAAAAAAGAGGAAAGAAGGTCTACATGTTCCCTACCGAGACAGTAAATTAACTCGATTATTGCAG GATTCACTTGGTGGAAACAGCAGGACCGTTATGATTG CTTGCATCAGTCCAGCTGATATCAATGCTGAAGAAACGCTTAACACACTCAAGTATGCAAACCGTGCCCGTAATATTCAAAATAAGCCAGTG ATCAATAGAGATCCGATATCCAATGAGATGATCAAAATGCGACAGCAGCTTGAGTATTTACAAGCAGAACTTTGTGCACGAGGCGGAGGAGCATCTCTAGATGATGTACAG GCCATGAAGGAGAGGATTTCTTGGCTTGAATCAACTAATGAGGGTCTCCGTCGAGAACTTAGTAAATACCGCAGTGGGTATAATGTTGGTGATCAGGGTGATACTTTGGGTCAG GATGGAGAAATCTGTTCAGTCAAGAGCGAGGGGCATAAAAGACGCCAAAGTATGGACTCATCTGGTTTTACAATGGGTGAGATCGTTATGG GTGATTCCAAAGATATAGACGAAGAAACTGCGAAGGAATGGGAGCATAAGGTTCTTCAGAATACTATGGACAAAGAATTAAGTGAGTTGAATAAACGTCTCCAGCAAAAAGAG TCTGAAATGAAGCTTTTTGGAGAAGCAGATACTGAGACTCTTAAACAGCATTTTGGAAAGAAGTTAATGGAACTTGAGGATGAGAAAAGAGCTGTCCAG CAAGAGCGAGACCGGCTTTCGGCTGAGATTGAAAACCTTGCTGCTTCTTCTGATGGTCAAACGCAGAAATTGCAAGATGTTCATTCTCAAAAATTGAAGGCACTTGAGGCACAG ATTTCTGATATGAAAAAGAAACAAGAGAATCAAGTTCAACTGttgaaacaaaaacaaaaaagtgaagAAGCAGCAAAGCGTTTGCAAGAGGAAATACAATACATAAAGGCGCAGAAG GTTCAATTGCAACATAAAATTAAGCAAGAGGCAGAACAATTTCGATTATGGAAAGCTTCTCGAGAAAAAGAACTTTTACAG CTACGTAAGGAGGGTAGGAGGAATGAATATGAGAGGCATAAGCTACAAGCTCTAAATCAACGTCAGAAACAG GTTCTCCAAAGAAAAACAGAAGAGGCTGCTATGGCCACCAAGAGATTAAAGGAGTTGCTTGAAGCTCGTAAATATTCAGCTCGTGATAACTCAG TTGTTGCTAATGGCATTGGAACGAATGGACAG AACAACGAGAAAACTATGCAGCGTTGGCTTGATCACGAGCTAGAAGTCATGGTAAACGTCCATGAAGTGCGTTCTGAATATGAGAAACAAACTCAAGT ACGTACTGCACTTGCTGAAGAGTTGTCTGTGTTGAAGCAACTTCAAGAGCTTTCTTCAAAGGGATTAAGCACTCCTAAAGGAAAGAATGGGCTCTCAAG GTTATCTTCCCTGTCACCAAATGCAAGGATGGCGAGAATCGCATCTCTGGAAAATATGCTGAGCATATCATCAAATTCACTTGTGGCCATGGCTTCACAACTTTCAGAAGCAGAAGAGAGGGAACGTGGGTTTAGTAATCGTGGCCGCTGGAATCAGTTGCGCTCAATGGGAGATGCCAAGGGTTTGCTACAATATATGTTCAATTCCCTGGCAGATACGAG ATGTCAGCTATATGACAACGAAACTGAAATGAAGGAAATGAAGGACCAGCTGAAAGAACTAGTTGGTCTTTTGAGGCAGAGTGAAACACGGAGAAAGGAGGTGGAGAAGGAGCTCAAATTGAGAGAGCAAGCAGTTGCTGTTGCTCTCGCCACTGCTGCATCG AATAATTCACCTGGATCACTGAAACACTCAGTTGAGGATGTGAACGGCGCATTGTCTCCAACAGTTGTACCAGTCCAAAAGCAGCTGAAATATACTCCCGGTATTGCCAATGGACAAGTCAGAGAATCAGCAGCATATATTGATCCCAAAAAG ATGGTGCCACTTGGACATTTGTCAATGAAGAAATTAGCAGTTGCCGGACAAGCTAGTAAGCTATGGAGATGGAAGAGGAGTCATCACCAGTGGATATTACAGTTCAAATGGAAATGGCAAAAACCATGGAGATTATCAGAATGGATTAAGCACTGCGATGAGACAATTGTGAAGGCGAAGCCTCGGCCACAGGCGTTGACTGATATGATATAA